Within the Plasmodium relictum strain SGS1 genome assembly, chromosome: 12 genome, the region ttaaatgagtatatgctaatttttttatataatttaatatatttgctGTTATTTCTTCAGAAGATAATatcatttcattttttagttttatattaattgtACCTCTTTTATGATCTATATAATAATCatatgcataatatttagaTGCAATGTCACTATAAAAATCATagttatttatatcattataaaATTCATCATTCTCATCataattttcaatattaaaattttccttcttttttaatttatcaaataAGTTGTATCCTAAAAGACTATTACTATTTATTAATGTTAGATGAGGGTGTTTTGTACTAAATATATTCGCTTCTTCATCGTACGACCTAGATTTACCAGCAAATGATATTACATTcgttatttttcttttactttgATTATTTATTAGTATATTAAAACCCTTCCCAGGTGATACAATAGatacttttataaattcGTTACCGAAATCTATACCTAATAATGATGTACTTgctacaaataatttataacttaaaatatttaaaataaatataaatatatatactattttcattttctatttatttttaagatcaattttttgaattaaaaatttctctAACAAATGcaaatttttatcatatataataaagaaaaaaaaaaaaaaagcagaaaaaaaaaaaaaaatatatttattaataaaacaaatttatttaaattataattttgtcATTTTTtgctctttttttaattaattggAATTATCAGTTATACAAAAAtgcattaaatattttatcataatattgcaaatcaaaatttattcataaatattttaattttatattttttttttttttttttacctaatatttcttttattctgTTCAAGTATATTttcttgtaatttttttaattttattatttattttattttattttattttattttattttattttattttatcttattttatttatttattttttttttttatatatcaaATTAAATGTGTGCTTATTtaatactaatttttttttcttattttagggatttttttatttatgatcTAAAATAAGAACATTAATAAGATTCTCcttcatatatttaaatacgtatttatttaaaaaatgaaagaaattataataaaaatataaaattattctgaaaatataaataataattagtatatttatatatatttttgtatatttaatGAGAATATTACATTAAGGATGCTTTGCTACAGACTTTACtgtgtatatatatgcttttacattttagaaaaaattttaaataataatagcaatacaagtatatacatatatataaaaaaaaaaaaaaaaaaagagtttttaatttttttaaattatctactattaattttgaatattaagaattatatagttatataaaataaaatagttcCATAACGTTAATGAAAATCGAATTATATgattatatgaataaaatatcAAACAGTACATGTGTATGCTAGtaaattattgaaaaaatgaacaaacataaaaatataaatgaagaatatGCATCTTATCAAAAAGACATTTATACAAAGATGATACTATTAAATTGCTATTAATACTGAAATATGTTACATTTGTAATTATCAATGAAGCTTAatgatataataataaaaaaaaaaatttttttttaaaatatattgaacCTTAAGATAATAAgttctattaattttatcaacTATTTTTATCTTAAAAATGTGAATAACCTTAAAATGTTTGTTAGGTctaataaagatatatattaaaaaaatatatgttttattctattatattaataattttaatacttttatCATAgaatcattttatttatttttatataattttaaaactcTATACACACTATTTACAAATGATTTTAATGgattatctttttttctttataattattcatatgttttttaatatattactaataattcaaatatgtttttttttttttcttttttgtataaataaatatatgaaataagaaattcttatttttttaaatcacaaaaaaaaaaaatgtttacatataaaaagtctaaaatataaaaaaaaaaaaaaagattataattatatatatatatgcattaaGTTTCATTTGCAAAATTGTCATAATTTCCGCCAACAAAAACTTTTggtaataaaaattctttatcaAAACTATTCTGAACAATTTTCGACTTGTCAATGGATCTTCTTTCTTGCTTACATGCTTCTTCGTTTTGAAAAGCTAATCTTTGTTCTTCTAAAGATTTTTCATTACCACACCCCCATGCTTCCACTTCATTAATAGATAATTTGCATAAAAATGAATCTGTATCATCATCgtcatcatcatcatcaaTATTAATatcatctttttcttttttatgatgaggaaaatataaatgtccACTTTTATAAGTATAATCACTTTGTGTACAATAAGACTCTTTAAATTCATCACTTAAAAATAACCTAAAGCATTCAGTTTTTCCTCCAAATCCTAAACCTTTAggataaaaagaatttttactatttaaaTAAACATAATTATTACCCAATTGATTAGTTCTAATAATTCTAAAAACTGGATAtgcagaaaataaaaaatcagaTGAAGAACCATGATACAAATGAGAATCTTTTAGAGGCGTAGTACATACCCCACCTAATATTTGATTATCATTTGTTTTAATTACAATTACAATAGGAGCTGGATAATAAAAAACAGAGTTAATAAATCTATTAAAACTTGTCCCTTGTTTCCATGAAGCATATAATCTATAccattcattatttataaaacagGGTGAACATTGTCTTAAACTAAAAACAATTTCATCAGTTAATATTTTACtagttttatttaaaaataatccTCTCCATCCGTTAGTTTCATTTTGAATTTCTAATATAGATGaggattttttatatatatcttcttttgataaattttctttgctttcttgattttttatttcatttttcttcatatttgTATAAATAGAATGTATTAGTTCAATGCTATCTATACatatatcattaaaatttgTGATGTTATTTTCTCCAtcattattttcctttttcttttcgCTAGTTATTATATTTTCGTTATCTGTAAAATGTTTAAATGTCGCATTCGCATAATTGTTACTTAAATTTGTAAATGTCGAATTAATGTATTCtatcattaaataatatatagaaTGTTTACTATTATCTAAAGAATTAACATATAGTCTAAAAccaataattatatttcgAAAATCTAAATTAGTTTCCAAGGAAAAAAACAattccttaaaaaaaaaggttaaaTCCCaactattttttctatttattacAAAATCTTCATTCAAATTTGATTTGGACttattcaaaaatatttttttctctgatacttgttttttatttgttattttaaataataaattacttggacataataaatataactgttcaatatacatatatgtaAAGAGATGATGTAATGCTTCTTCTACTGATATTAAATCCTTCACATTGTAATTTTTAGGATaatgatattttattttatttttatctaaaaaaaagatattatcgTTTATAAACTTAtaatttctttcttttttactatttttatttattatatttacattAGAATCTGAAAAAACCAATTTAAGGGAGTTATTTATTCTACTTAATTCCtctttatcattttcattgttatatatatttggtTCATTGTTAGAATATGAATCTTCTTTCTTATCATTTTCCATAGATAATTTTCTCatgtttaaattttcattttcattcaAGTTTTCACTATCCTTATCATTATCAtgttcattttcattaataatttttaatttatcagaTTCATTATTGTTTGATATACTATATCTTAAAAAACtcataaataaaattcttaTAATAACTTTACTTTTCCCACTATGTATATaagataatatatttattattt harbors:
- a CDS encoding krox-like protein, putative, with amino-acid sequence MGEGYSKNTLKYGNLSESNVENIRKKFNLNKKEINEKISTLDFIYVYPYILRPYIALVLPSFHEVLRKKVKKNKGKSNSYGFNYAINILFNKNSRKLNNEISLQEIINILSYIHSGKSKVIIRILFMSFLRYSISNNNESDKLKIINENEHDNDKDSENLNENENLNMRKLSMENDKKEDSYSNNEPNIYNNENDKEELSRINNSLKLVFSDSNVNIINKNSKKERNYKFINDNIFFLDKNKIKYHYPKNYNVKDLISVEEALHHLFTYMYIEQLYLLCPSNLLFKITNKKQVSEKKIFLNKSKSNLNEDFVINRKNSWDLTFFFKELFFSLETNLDFRNIIIGFRLYVNSLDNSKHSIYYLMIEYINSTFTNLSNNYANATFKHFTDNENIITSEKKKENNDGENNITNFNDICIDSIELIHSIYTNMKKNEIKNQESKENLSKEDIYKKSSSILEIQNETNGWRGLFLNKTSKILTDEIVFSLRQCSPCFINNEWYRLYASWKQGTSFNRFINSVFYYPAPIVIVIKTNDNQILGGVCTTPLKDSHLYHGSSSDFLFSAYPVFRIIRTNQLGNNYVYLNSKNSFYPKGLGFGGKTECFRLFLSDEFKESYCTQSDYTYKSGHLYFPHHKKEKDDINIDDDDDDDDTDSFLCKLSINEVEAWGCGNEKSLEEQRLAFQNEEACKQERRSIDKSKIVQNSFDKEFLLPKVFVGGNYDNFANET